The following proteins are co-located in the Holophagales bacterium genome:
- a CDS encoding winged helix-turn-helix transcriptional regulator encodes MSSPFGGETRTRVLVALRLLDESYPRELARLLGVSLSSVQQAVRSLERDGLVAVRTIGRTRLTQIDPRYFALRELVAYLGRLAEAERKLAAAVAELRRRPRRTGKPL; translated from the coding sequence ATGTCCTCTCCGTTCGGCGGAGAGACCCGGACGCGGGTCCTCGTCGCGCTGAGGCTCCTCGACGAAAGCTACCCGCGCGAGCTCGCGCGGCTTCTCGGGGTCTCCCTTTCCTCCGTCCAGCAGGCGGTCCGAAGCCTCGAGCGTGACGGACTCGTGGCCGTGCGGACGATTGGCCGCACCCGCCTCACGCAGATCGATCCACGCTACTTCGCGCTGCGCGAGCTCGTCGCGTACCTCGGGCGGCTCGCGGAGGCGGAGCGGAAGCTAGCTGCAGCAGTAGCGGAATTGCGGCGAAGGCCGCGCCGAACGGGAAAGCCCCTGTGA